In Kineococcus sp. NBC_00420, a single genomic region encodes these proteins:
- a CDS encoding CarD family transcriptional regulator, with translation MAFTVGETVVYPHHGAALIEEIKTRTIKGEDKLYLVLKVAQGDLTIEVPADNVDLVGVRDVVGREGLDRVFSVLRTPYAEEPTNWSRRYKANLEKLASGDVVKVAEVVRDLWRRDQDRGLSAGEKRMLAKARQILVSELALAENTNEDKAESLLDEVLAS, from the coding sequence ATGGCTTTCACGGTCGGCGAAACGGTTGTCTACCCCCACCACGGGGCGGCACTGATCGAAGAGATCAAGACCCGGACCATCAAGGGCGAGGACAAGCTCTACCTCGTGCTGAAGGTGGCCCAGGGCGATCTCACCATCGAAGTTCCTGCGGACAACGTCGACCTCGTCGGCGTTCGTGACGTCGTGGGTCGCGAGGGGCTGGACCGGGTGTTCTCGGTCCTGCGCACGCCGTACGCGGAGGAACCGACCAACTGGTCCCGCCGCTACAAGGCGAACCTCGAGAAGCTCGCGTCCGGTGATGTGGTCAAGGTGGCGGAGGTCGTGCGCGACCTCTGGCGACGTGACCAGGACCGCGGTCTCTCCGCCGGGGAGAAGCGCATGCTGGCGAAGGCGCGGCAGATCCTGGTCTCCGAACTCGCGTTGGCGGAGAACACCAACGAGGACAAGGCCGAGTCGCTGCTTGACGAGGTCCTGGCCTCCTGA